A segment of the Chitinivorax sp. PXF-14 genome:
CGCCTGCGCCGCCCCAGCGGCAAGCCTTCGCCAGTGGTGATCCCAAGCTACAACGGCGCGCGCCACCAGCCCAATCTGCTGCCCTTGCTGGCGCTCTTGCTGCAGGGCCGCTTCGGCATTCCGGTGCTGATCCACGGCCCGCTGGAGGGCATGGGCCGCGTCGGCACCGCCACCATCCTGCGCGAACTGGGGGTGCAGCCATCGCCGACCCTGTCGCGCGCGCAGGATGCGATCGACCGCGACGGCATCGCCTTCGTGCCGACCCAGGTCATCTCGCCGGGGCTCGCCAGCCTGCTCGCATTGCGCCAGCGGCTCGGCGTGCGCGGCAGCGCGCATAGCCTGATCAAGATGATCGACCCGTTCGACGGCAACAGCGTGCGGCTGGTCAGCGTGAGCCACCCCGAATACCTGACCAAGATGCGCGATTTCTATCTCGGCAGCTCGGCCACGGCCATGCTGATGCGCGGCACCGAGGGCGAGGCCTTTGCCAACCCCAAGCGGCGTCCGCAGATCGAGCTGTTCAAGGATGGCCTGCACGAGGTGCTGTTCGAGGCCGAGGCCGGCCCGATCACGCACCTGCCGAAGCTGCCCGAGGCCATCGACGCCGCCACCACGGCAGCCTGGATCAAGGAGGCGCTGGCCGGCCACCAGCCGTTGCCGACGCCGCTCGTCAACCAGCTCGCCTGCTGCCTGTATGCATGCGGCTACGCCGACGACATGAATCAGGCCAAGGCCATCGTGGCGGTGGAAACCGGCAGCCTCGCAGCCGTCTGATTTTTATGCATTTAGAGTAAGCGCTCGTCAAGATAGGGCAATATTTGGTAGATTGCATGACATACGAAAATAAGGATTGTCATGCATATCCGACCGATTCGTGAGGATGACGCCGACGCGTTCGCGGCGATGTTCCGCGCGCTCATCCTCGATACCCCCTTCATGCTGTTGACCGCGCGTGACCGCCTGCCGAGCGGCGCGATCATGGAGGGCACGATCCGCTCCACACTGTCCACCGACAACAGCATGATCTTCGTCGCCGACCCCGGTAACGGCCGGCTGGCGGGGTTTCTGCGGCTGATCGGCGGCAATATCAGCCGCGACCGGCATCGCGGCTACCTGATCGTCGGCGTGCTGCCCGAGTACCGCATGCAGGGGGTGGGCAAGCATCTGCTGCAAGAGGCCGAGGCCTGGGCGCGCGAGCAGAACATGACGCGCATCGAGCTGACCGTGATCGCCCACAACCGGCCCGCGCAGCAGCTCTACCTGTCGCTCGGCTACCGCTGCGAGGGCATCAAGCGCCACTCGCTGAAGCTCGACGATGGCAGCTACTGGGACGAATACCACTTCGGCAAGCTGCTCGATGAGCCGGCCAAGCCGCAACCGGCGATCCCGCCCTTGCCGGCCAATGCCTGTCTGCTGCTCATCGACATGCAGCAGGCGATCGACCAGCCGTGCTGGGGTGCACGCAACAACCCGGATGCCGAGCAGCAGGTCGCGCGC
Coding sequences within it:
- the ybiB gene encoding DNA-binding protein YbiB, translating into MLNIPRFLREIGRGRDGSRDLNQEEAYELFSAVLDGGVSDLELGGILIAFRMKSEAHDELCGFYRAADERLMRLRRPSGKPSPVVIPSYNGARHQPNLLPLLALLLQGRFGIPVLIHGPLEGMGRVGTATILRELGVQPSPTLSRAQDAIDRDGIAFVPTQVISPGLASLLALRQRLGVRGSAHSLIKMIDPFDGNSVRLVSVSHPEYLTKMRDFYLGSSATAMLMRGTEGEAFANPKRRPQIELFKDGLHEVLFEAEAGPITHLPKLPEAIDAATTAAWIKEALAGHQPLPTPLVNQLACCLYACGYADDMNQAKAIVAVETGSLAAV